A window of the Halichoerus grypus chromosome 2, mHalGry1.hap1.1, whole genome shotgun sequence genome harbors these coding sequences:
- the SMIM32 gene encoding small integral membrane protein 32 — protein MYGDVFNATAGPEAAGGGALALAATVKAEGALPLELATARGMRDGAATKPDLPTYLLLFFLLLLSVALVVLFIGCQLRHSAFAALPHDRSLRDARAPWKSRPV, from the coding sequence ATGTACGGAGACGTGTTCAACGCCACGGCCGGCCCCGAGGCGGCTGGAGGCGGCGCGCTGGCCCTGGCGGCCACGGTGAAGGCAGAGGGCGCTTTGCCGCTGGAGCTGGCCACGGCGCGCGGCATGCGGGACGGCGCGGCCACAAAGCCCGACCTGCCCACCTACCTGCTGCTCTTCTTCCTGCTGCTGCTGTCCGTGGCGCTCGTCGTCCTCTTCATCGGCTGCCAGCTGCGCCACTCGGCCTTCGCCGCGCTGCCCCACGACCGTTCGCTGCGCGACGCCCGCGCGCCCTGGAAGTCGCGGCCGGTGTAG